The stretch of DNA GCGCCTTGCCGGTTCTCCCCTTCCGGGACGTGGTGAACGGCAACGTGCGCTTCGCGGACCTGCAAGGCAAGGTGGTGCTCGTCGGCCTGACCGCCTCGGGCCTCGTCGGGTCTGGACTGAGCGACGTGAGCGGCGAGGCGGTGCCGGGCGTGCTCCTCCAGGCGCGGGCGGTGTCGGGCCTGCTCGGGCGCCCCTTCGTCTGGCTGCCCACGTGGCTGACCGCCCTGCTGTGCGTGGCCGCCGCCGTGGGCGCGGTGCTCGCGCGCGGGCTGTGGGGCTTCGGGATCGCGCTCGTCACGCTGGGGCTGGCGGTGCCGCTGTGGCTCGTGAACGTGCTCTTTCCCGGCGTGACCGTCTCCGTGGCCGCCATCCTGGGCACGGCCCTCGTCGCGCTGGAGCGCTGGTGGAACCTGCGCCACCTCGGCACGCGCGACCCCCTCACCGGGCTGGGCAACCGCCTCGCCTTCACCCGCGCCGTCGAGCACCGCTGGCCGGGCCGCGAGGGCAGGCCGCTGGGGCTGCTCCTCGTGGACCTCAGCGGCTTTCGCAAGGTGAACGAGGTCTACGGGCGCCTCGCCGGGGACGAGGTGCTGCGCGACCTCGCGGGCCGCATCGGCTCGCACCGGCGCCGGGGCGACGTGATCTTCCGCTGGGGCCCCGACGAGTTCGCCGTCCTCCTCGACAACACCGACAAGCACGACCTCGCCCGCATCAGCGACTCGATGCGCGGTGCGCTCGACACCCTCACCTACCGCGACGTGCCCCTGAGCGTGAGTTTCGGCGCCGCCACCACCGACTCCGAGGTCCGCTCCCCGGAAGAACTCATCGAGGCCGCCAGCCGCAACCGCTACCGGATGAAGTTCAGGCGGGAAGGGCGGGAGTAGGCGAAGTGGTCGGCGTGTACCCCAATGCCAAGCTGGATCTAGCAGGAAAGGACATGCCGCCCAATGCCTTCGGGCTTCTGCCACGCCTTGGCTGGAGACGACCAACGCGCCCCTGCTCAACAAACTTCCGCTCTTCTAGTCCGACTCCT from Deinococcus planocerae encodes:
- a CDS encoding diguanylate cyclase domain-containing protein translates to MPTSPERSLARYTVPAAAVLGLSLALLMPTNERLWDAVNRALPASPDPRVVVVGIDDASLRDYGRLPGWPPELYAEALRTLDEAGARAVGLDVLLDGAGDAGPVLGGTFSRPNVVLATAPGEAGELPPEWTSPTGVSALNLGPGGAVRSFQTAYATEGGRLQPSFARQVAVAAGEPVPLETRPQPLRAVKAEPGALPVLPFRDVVNGNVRFADLQGKVVLVGLTASGLVGSGLSDVSGEAVPGVLLQARAVSGLLGRPFVWLPTWLTALLCVAAAVGAVLARGLWGFGIALVTLGLAVPLWLVNVLFPGVTVSVAAILGTALVALERWWNLRHLGTRDPLTGLGNRLAFTRAVEHRWPGREGRPLGLLLVDLSGFRKVNEVYGRLAGDEVLRDLAGRIGSHRRRGDVIFRWGPDEFAVLLDNTDKHDLARISDSMRGALDTLTYRDVPLSVSFGAATTDSEVRSPEELIEAASRNRYRMKFRREGRE